One Microcebus murinus isolate Inina chromosome 7, M.murinus_Inina_mat1.0, whole genome shotgun sequence genomic region harbors:
- the FES gene encoding tyrosine-protein kinase Fes/Fps isoform X2 translates to MGFSSELCSPQGHGAVQQMQEAELRLLEGMRKWMAQRVKSDREYAGLLHHMSLQDSGAQARGIPDSPISQAHSQDIEKLKSQYRALARDSAQARRKYQEASKDKDRDKAKDKYVRSLWKLFAHHNRYVLGVRAAQLHHRHHHQLLLPGLLQSLQDLHEEMASILKEILQEYLELSSLVQDEVVAIHRAMAAAAASVQPEAEYQGFLRQYGSAPDVPPCVTFDESLLEEGEALEPGELQLNELTVESVQHTLTSVTDELAVASQSVLSRQELVTQLQRELQNEEQNTPPRGRVQLLGKRQALLEALQGLQVALCSQAKLQAQHELLQAKVAQLGPGEAPPVLLLQDDRHSTSSSEQEREGGRTPTLEILKSHISGIFRPKFSLPPPLQLVPEVQKPLHEQLWYHGAIPRAEVAELLTHSGDFLVRESQGKQEYVLSVLWDGLPRHFIIQSSDNLFRLEGDGFPSIPLLIDHLLCSQQPLTKKSGVVLHRAVPKDKWVLNHEDLVLGEQIGRGNFGEVFSGRLRADNSLVAVKSCRETLPPELKARFLQEARILKQYSHPNIVRLIGVCTQKQPIYIVMELVQGGDFLTFLRTEGARLRVKTLLQLVGDAAAGMEYLESKCCIHRDLAARNCLVTEKNVLKISDFGMSREEADGVYAASGGLRQVPVKWTAPEALNYGRYSSESDVWSFGILLWETFSLGASPYPNLSNQQTREFVENGGRLPCPELCPDAVFRLMEQCWAYEPGQRPNFSTVCQELHSIRKRHR, encoded by the exons gCCCACAGCCAGGACATCGAGAAGCTGAAGAGCCAGTACCGAGCCCTGGCGCGGGACAGCGCCCAGGCCAGGCGCAAGTACCAGGAGGCCAGCAAAG ACAAGGACCGCGACAAGGCCAAGGACAAGTACGTGCGCAGCCTGTGGAAGCTGTTTGCCCACCACAACCGCTACGTGCTGGGCGTGCGGGCCGCGCAGCTGCACCACCGGCACCACCACCAGCTGCTGCTGCCCGGCCTGCTGCAGTCGCTGCAGGACCTGCACGAGGAGATGGCGAGCATCCT gaaggagatCCTGCAGGAGTACCTGGAGCTCAGCAGTCTGGTGCAGGACGAGGTGGTGGCCATTCACCGCGCCATGGCTGCAGCCGCCGCCAGCGTCCAGCCCGAGGCCGAGTACCAAGGCTTCCTGCGACAGTACGG GTCCGCACCTGACGTCCCACCCTGCGTCACCTTCGACGAGTCTCTGCTTGAGGAAGGCGAGGCGCTGGAGCCCGGGGAGCTGCAGCTGAACGAGCTGACGGTGGAGAGCGTGCAGCACAC GCTGACCTCGGTGACCGACGAACTGGCTGTGGCCTCCCAGTCGGTGCTCAGCCGGCAGGAGCTGGTCACTCAGCTGCAGCGCGAGCTCCAGAACGAAGAGCAGAACACCCCCCCGCGGGGGCG GGTGCAGCTGCTGGGCAAGAGGCAGGCACTGCTGGAGGCGCTGCAGGGGCTGCAGGTGGCACTGTGCAGCCAGGCCAAGCTGCAGGCCCAGCACGAGCTGCTGCAGGCCAAGGTGGCGCAGCTGGGCCCCGGCGAGGCCCCGCCGGTGCTGCTGCTGCAGGACGACCGCCACTCCACCTCCTCCTCG GAGCAGGAGCGAGAAGGGGGAAGGACACCCACACTGGAGATCCTTAAGAGCCACATCTCTGGAATCTTCCGCCCCAAGTTCTCG ctccccccACCGCTGCAGCTCGTTCCTGAGGTGCAGAAGCCCCTGCACGAGCAGCTGTGGTACCACGGGGCCATCCCGCGGGCGGAGGTGGCCGAGCTGCTGACTCACTCTGGGGACTTCCTGGTGCGGGAGAGCCAGGGCAAGCAGGAGTACGTGCTGTCGGTGCTGTGGGACGGCCTGCCCCGGCACTTCATCATCCAGTCCTCCGAC AACCTGTTCCGGCTGGAAGGGGATGGCTTCCCCAGCATTCCGCTGCTCATCGACCACCTGCTGTGCTCCCAGCAGCCCCTCACCAAGAAGAGTGGCGTCGTCCTGCACAGGGCCGTGCCCAAG gaCAAGTGGGTGCTGAACCACGAGGACCTGGTGCTGGGCGAGCAGATCGGGCGG GGGAACTTCGGCGAGGTGTTCAGCGGGCGCCTGCGGGCCGACAACAGTCTGGTGGCGGTGAAGTCCTGCCGGGAGACGCTCCCCCCGGAACTCAAGGCCAGGTTCCTGCAGGAAGCAAG GATCCTGAAGCAGTACAGTCACCCCAACATCGTGCGTCTCATTGGCGTCTGCACCCAGAAGCAGCCCATCTACATCGTCATGGAGCTGGTGCAGG GGGGCGACTTCCTGACCTTCCTGCGGACAGAGGGGGCCCGCCTCCGCGTGAAGACCCTGCTGCAGCTGGTGGGCGACGCGGCGGCCGGCATGGAGTACCTGGAGAGCAAGTGCTGCATCCACCG GGACCTGGCTGCTCGGAACTGCCTGGTGACCGAGAAGAACGTCCTGAAGATCAGTGACTTCGGCATGTCCCGGGAGGAAGCTGATGGGGTCTACGCAGCCTCGGGGGGCCTCAGACAAGTGCCCGTGAAGTGGACCGCCCCCGAGGCCCTGAACTATG GCCGCTACTCCTCCGAGAGCGACGTGTGGAGCTTCGGCATCTTGCTCTGGGAGACCTTCAGCCTGGGCGCCTCCCCCTACCCCAACCTCAGCAACCAGCAGACTCGGGAGTTCGTGGAAAACG GGGGCCGCCTGCCCTGCCCCGAGCTGTGCCCCGACGCCGTGTTCAGGCTCATGGAGCAGTGCTGGGCCTACGAGCCTGGGCAGCGGCCCAACTTCAGCACCGTCTGCCAGGAGCTGCACAGCATCCGAAAGCGGCACCGGTGA